The following proteins are co-located in the Vibrio azureus genome:
- a CDS encoding siderophore ferric iron reductase, producing the protein MDSISFLDDLFRHSKQINPHLSGEIKTASNDVSLWPLIDIQASNSQSIRGLYESLQHQHPEAGSAYWLTRTWSLLCWQPIYLACVSVYCCKGLPKLSYIKQEVQPCFISGYQFEQHHHYIGEQKELITYAGQELQTLFCHFREEINQWTRIRPGFTHYLFADGILSCLVKLQWQLPALANRSLIEQAKLWLAACNLPEKLIDKLKYNQKTKQLTFTRTSCCFVYKRHDRELCQNCPRQPNNKR; encoded by the coding sequence ATGGACAGTATTTCATTTTTAGACGACCTTTTTCGCCATTCTAAACAGATAAACCCTCACCTTTCTGGTGAGATAAAAACAGCTTCAAATGATGTCTCACTTTGGCCTTTAATTGATATACAAGCTTCTAACTCACAATCAATCCGTGGTCTTTATGAAAGTTTACAACACCAGCATCCAGAAGCAGGCTCTGCTTATTGGTTGACGAGAACCTGGAGTTTACTATGTTGGCAGCCAATTTATCTTGCTTGTGTATCTGTGTATTGTTGTAAAGGATTGCCTAAACTATCTTATATAAAGCAGGAAGTTCAGCCCTGCTTTATCAGTGGCTATCAATTTGAGCAACACCACCATTATATTGGCGAGCAAAAAGAATTAATCACTTATGCGGGCCAAGAGTTACAGACGCTATTCTGTCACTTTCGTGAGGAGATCAACCAGTGGACTCGTATACGACCAGGCTTCACTCATTACCTGTTTGCCGACGGAATCTTAAGTTGTTTAGTCAAGCTTCAGTGGCAGCTACCCGCCCTTGCTAATCGTTCACTGATTGAGCAGGCCAAACTCTGGTTAGCGGCATGTAATTTACCAGAAAAGTTAATCGACAAATTAAAATATAACCAAAAAACCAAACAACTGACTTTTACCAGAACAAGCTGTTGTTTCGTTTATAAACGCCACGACCGCGAGCTTTGCCAAAACTGTCCAAGACAACCAAATAACAAACGTTAG
- a CDS encoding MFS transporter, translated as MPQKLNKYSQLTLIGFSAALMGVGQNGLLVSLPFLVERTAFNLPIWSMLIAIGSFLFLPSAPFWGRYSDKFGPKKVVLQALLGMAVSFSLLCLFAFLSNYRQEWAMVSLLGLLFARIIYGCTVAGMVPASQHWAIILYGKNDRLQAITTVSIGLSAGRLVGPLLSILMLKLSPFAPLLLMIVLPCIALLGAISLPSPKCEASEEQQKKSLSWYPPKKLLSFLLCGLFLCSAIALLQYSFSPLIFSITSWSTEQISDSIGVLLTIRAGLTFLTQVMVIKKNKLNASVMYLYGSIALLVGFMLFLIPNIWGFVLAMAMTAIGSSLLVPAYTSVATEQQSHAPGAIAGYISMSHTIGYSLASLLVFSVTLDPLYPIYLCIGFSICILLTALSVSKKGQETIRE; from the coding sequence ATGCCCCAAAAATTAAACAAATACTCTCAATTAACTTTGATAGGATTTTCCGCAGCTTTAATGGGGGTTGGCCAAAATGGGCTACTTGTTTCACTGCCATTTTTAGTTGAAAGAACGGCATTTAATTTACCTATTTGGTCTATGCTCATTGCCATTGGTAGTTTTCTTTTTTTGCCATCGGCACCTTTTTGGGGGCGATATAGCGATAAATTTGGCCCGAAAAAAGTAGTGCTCCAAGCTTTGCTAGGTATGGCCGTGAGCTTCTCTTTACTGTGTCTTTTTGCTTTTCTCAGTAATTATCGTCAAGAGTGGGCGATGGTGTCGCTATTAGGTCTTCTGTTCGCCAGAATAATCTATGGTTGCACTGTAGCTGGAATGGTTCCGGCTAGTCAGCATTGGGCGATCATTTTGTACGGAAAAAATGATCGTTTACAGGCGATCACAACGGTAAGTATTGGCCTAAGTGCAGGGCGGTTGGTTGGTCCTTTATTATCGATTTTAATGTTAAAGTTATCTCCTTTTGCGCCTCTACTTCTCATGATTGTTTTGCCTTGTATCGCTTTGTTGGGAGCAATAAGCTTACCGTCACCAAAGTGCGAAGCCTCGGAAGAGCAGCAAAAGAAGTCACTTTCTTGGTATCCACCAAAGAAGTTATTGTCGTTTTTACTCTGTGGGTTATTTCTATGTAGCGCGATTGCTCTTCTACAATATAGCTTTTCACCACTAATTTTCTCGATTACCAGTTGGTCTACTGAACAAATCAGTGATTCGATTGGAGTTTTGTTGACTATTCGTGCAGGTTTAACCTTTTTAACTCAAGTTATGGTGATCAAGAAAAACAAATTAAACGCCTCGGTAATGTATCTCTATGGTTCCATTGCTTTGTTAGTTGGATTTATGCTGTTTTTAATTCCGAATATTTGGGGATTTGTATTAGCAATGGCGATGACAGCAATAGGCTCTTCGTTACTGGTACCTGCCTATACTTCTGTTGCAACAGAGCAACAAAGTCATGCGCCAGGTGCTATTGCTGGTTACATCTCTATGTCGCACACTATTGGTTATAGCCTCGCTTCATTGCTCGTTTTCAGTGTTACGCTCGATCCTCTTTATCCAATTTACTTGTGTATTGGTTTCTCGATATGCATTTTACTCACGGCTTTGTCGGTCAGTAAAAAGGGGCAAGAGACAATCCGCGAATAG
- a CDS encoding ABC transporter ATP-binding protein: MYQLVDASFVIDAKTILAPTNLTFQAGKVTTLLGHNGCGKSTLIKLLSRQNRCSSGEITFNQKPLSTFSHAEFAHQVAYLPQHPPITDGVTVRELVCFGRYPWKGAFGRYSKQDYAIVDQAIERVGLNPLAHRFVATLSGGERQRAWVAMLLAQQSQCILLDEPTSALDVAHQHELLSLIRELNQSMGLTVIMVLHDINMAAKFSDQLLALHSGKVIASGAPQELMTPATLQKIYGVELALFTHPQTGQPISYIA; encoded by the coding sequence ATGTACCAATTGGTCGATGCATCATTTGTCATTGATGCTAAAACGATTCTTGCTCCAACGAATCTGACCTTTCAGGCAGGTAAGGTGACGACGTTACTTGGGCATAATGGATGCGGAAAATCCACACTAATTAAACTATTGAGCAGACAAAACCGTTGTTCAAGTGGTGAGATCACTTTTAATCAAAAGCCACTTTCCACTTTTAGCCATGCAGAGTTTGCTCATCAAGTTGCCTATCTGCCACAGCACCCCCCTATTACTGATGGTGTTACGGTACGTGAATTAGTCTGTTTTGGTCGCTACCCGTGGAAGGGAGCCTTTGGTCGTTACAGTAAACAAGATTATGCCATCGTAGACCAAGCGATTGAGAGAGTTGGACTCAATCCATTGGCTCATCGGTTCGTAGCAACACTGTCGGGTGGAGAGAGACAAAGAGCTTGGGTTGCAATGTTACTCGCCCAGCAAAGCCAATGTATTTTACTGGATGAACCTACTTCGGCGCTTGATGTTGCCCACCAGCATGAACTGCTAAGCCTGATTCGCGAACTCAATCAGTCAATGGGGTTAACTGTAATCATGGTTCTTCACGATATTAATATGGCCGCCAAGTTCAGTGATCAATTGCTCGCCTTGCATTCAGGAAAAGTCATTGCATCAGGTGCCCCCCAAGAATTGATGACACCTGCAACTTTACAAAAGATTTACGGAGTGGAACTCGCTCTATTTACACATCCACAAACGGGTCAACCCATCAGCTACATTGCTTGA
- a CDS encoding iron-siderophore ABC transporter substrate-binding protein, protein MKKSLIAIFIVLACAFNSFALEIQHEMGTASFKSTPKKVLVLDWALAETILSLGIEPQGIADAKGYQQWVVEPRLNANVIDLGSRREPNLELLAELKPDVILMSQHMAVAFEPLNKIAPVMVYSLYSDKKRPLDAAMEITRSLGVLFNKEQQAHKLIEQTKLKLQQNGEQIRSVNLSNPPLLFVRFMNDKTLRIHGRGSLIDATVNSMGLNNDWQDETNLWGFTTVGTEKVAEHQKATVTLFGPLTQQQRDKLSHSPLWQAMAFTRTQSVHELPAIWTFGGLIAAQRLSDHLTQQLTKK, encoded by the coding sequence GTGAAAAAAAGTCTTATAGCAATTTTCATTGTATTGGCTTGTGCCTTCAACAGCTTTGCTCTAGAAATCCAACATGAAATGGGCACCGCTTCTTTTAAAAGTACCCCCAAAAAAGTGCTTGTTCTCGATTGGGCCTTAGCAGAAACCATTTTAAGCCTAGGTATTGAGCCACAAGGTATTGCGGATGCAAAAGGCTATCAGCAATGGGTCGTTGAGCCGCGTTTGAATGCTAACGTCATCGATTTGGGATCCCGTCGTGAACCTAATCTTGAACTGCTTGCTGAGTTAAAGCCCGATGTTATTTTAATGAGCCAACACATGGCCGTAGCTTTTGAGCCTTTGAATAAGATAGCTCCCGTTATGGTTTATAGCCTTTATAGTGACAAAAAACGTCCCTTGGACGCAGCAATGGAGATCACTCGCTCCCTTGGTGTCTTGTTCAATAAAGAGCAACAAGCTCACAAGTTAATTGAGCAAACAAAGCTGAAATTACAACAAAATGGTGAACAAATTCGTTCTGTCAACCTGTCTAACCCACCTCTTTTATTTGTGCGTTTTATGAATGATAAAACGTTACGTATTCACGGTCGGGGCTCTTTAATTGATGCAACCGTCAACTCGATGGGATTAAATAATGATTGGCAAGATGAGACTAATTTATGGGGGTTTACCACCGTTGGGACTGAAAAAGTTGCGGAACATCAGAAGGCCACTGTCACGCTATTTGGTCCACTCACTCAGCAGCAACGTGACAAGTTGTCGCACTCACCACTTTGGCAAGCTATGGCGTTTACACGGACCCAGTCTGTCCATGAACTGCCCGCGATATGGACATTTGGTGGATTAATTGCCGCACAACGCTTGAGTGATCACCTTACACAGCAATTGACAAAAAAATAA
- the fhuB gene encoding Fe(3+)-hydroxamate ABC transporter permease FhuB, which translates to MNTRSIDVSTSSKQWPLKAIVLTTFLTIFFSFGGLLHLTAPYSQGIGSLWQTLFYFDPDNYQHLITQLTYLPRLSMALMCGFALAVSGCVMQFVLRNPIASPTTLGVASGAELGMVLGLLIIPIQFALSSFVAAFIGGCLATGLVFILSSTRGYAPLHMVLSGMVVSLFLGSITTMLLMVNEQKLSSLFVWGAGVLNQNGWISVQTLLPIVIVPTLLLLLLQRPLSALQFGDNVALSLGINIKKIKLLCLSLAIFICAAVVSEVGLIGFVGIVAPAIARMLGIRLLWKQIITSGLIGSGLLLMIDLVIQPFSGVGGELLPTGAMTALIGAPFLLWLLHKTPLQAEFKARDESTAGYQSHAPKNTLIVLILSLTLMCFLALIIGKNQDGWSFTLNQKLFELRAPRVFVALLAGIGLAFAGSLIQRISNNPMASPEILGISSGAALALVLGTIFAGAVQREQQMLLGTLGALSVTALVWLLGRKSQFSPTQTLLIGIALSAGLDALLRIAMSSGHDNATALLTWLSGSTYLANFNDVVLLMVGVSILGMTALLLYRWVDLISLGDTVAHSIGINIALVRLVLLLLVALFTTLCTIVIGPLSFIGLLAPHMARSLHQYRALPQMLTAALLGAIIMVLADWVGRVVWFPWQFPSGLLASLIGGGYFLYLMRR; encoded by the coding sequence ATGAATACTCGCTCCATTGACGTATCTACTTCATCAAAACAATGGCCATTGAAAGCTATTGTTTTAACGACTTTCTTAACTATTTTTTTCAGTTTCGGTGGCTTACTGCACCTTACCGCTCCTTATTCACAAGGCATTGGTTCACTCTGGCAGACTCTGTTTTATTTTGACCCTGACAATTACCAACACCTGATCACACAATTAACTTATCTACCTCGCCTTTCTATGGCGCTAATGTGTGGATTTGCCTTAGCCGTGTCGGGCTGTGTAATGCAGTTTGTCTTACGCAACCCTATCGCCTCTCCGACCACGTTGGGCGTTGCCTCAGGTGCAGAGCTTGGCATGGTGCTCGGTCTTCTCATTATTCCAATTCAATTTGCTTTATCTTCCTTTGTCGCGGCTTTTATCGGTGGTTGCCTGGCAACCGGGTTGGTCTTTATCCTAAGTTCAACACGGGGTTATGCACCATTACATATGGTACTTTCAGGCATGGTTGTCAGTTTATTTTTAGGCTCTATCACCACCATGCTATTAATGGTTAACGAGCAAAAACTCAGCAGCCTTTTTGTTTGGGGAGCTGGGGTGTTAAATCAAAATGGCTGGATTAGCGTTCAAACCTTACTCCCTATTGTCATCGTTCCTACGTTGCTGCTCTTGCTGCTTCAACGCCCACTATCTGCTTTACAATTTGGTGATAATGTTGCTCTATCGTTAGGGATCAATATTAAAAAAATCAAGCTATTGTGTCTGTCATTGGCTATTTTTATCTGTGCGGCGGTGGTAAGCGAAGTTGGCCTGATTGGATTTGTCGGTATCGTCGCACCAGCTATCGCAAGAATGTTAGGTATAAGGCTGCTCTGGAAACAGATTATTACCAGTGGTTTGATTGGTAGTGGCCTCCTCTTAATGATCGATCTTGTTATTCAGCCTTTTTCAGGTGTTGGAGGAGAGCTTTTACCCACTGGTGCCATGACAGCTCTGATTGGCGCGCCTTTTCTATTATGGCTACTACACAAAACGCCATTACAAGCAGAATTTAAAGCCCGTGATGAATCAACCGCTGGTTATCAGTCTCATGCTCCAAAAAATACGCTCATAGTACTGATACTAAGCCTAACCTTGATGTGCTTTTTGGCACTCATTATTGGTAAAAATCAAGATGGTTGGAGCTTCACCCTTAACCAAAAGCTATTTGAACTGCGAGCGCCACGGGTATTCGTTGCACTACTTGCTGGGATAGGATTGGCCTTTGCTGGCAGCTTGATCCAACGAATCTCCAATAATCCGATGGCAAGTCCAGAAATTTTAGGGATAAGCTCTGGCGCAGCATTAGCTTTGGTCTTAGGGACTATCTTTGCTGGCGCAGTCCAGAGAGAACAACAGATGTTGCTTGGTACTTTAGGCGCACTCTCCGTCACCGCATTAGTGTGGTTACTGGGAAGGAAAAGTCAATTTTCGCCAACTCAAACATTGTTGATTGGTATTGCTTTGAGTGCTGGCCTTGATGCATTGCTTAGGATTGCAATGAGCTCGGGTCATGATAACGCCACCGCCCTATTGACTTGGTTATCCGGTTCGACTTACCTGGCAAATTTCAACGACGTTGTGCTATTGATGGTGGGAGTGTCAATATTAGGAATGACTGCGTTATTACTGTATCGATGGGTAGATCTCATCAGCTTGGGTGACACCGTGGCTCATAGTATTGGAATAAATATTGCGTTGGTCCGATTAGTCTTATTATTGCTCGTCGCCTTGTTTACTACGCTATGTACCATCGTCATAGGTCCATTAAGTTTTATTGGCTTACTCGCGCCACACATGGCTCGTTCTCTCCATCAATATCGTGCCTTACCACAGATGCTAACGGCAGCTTTACTCGGAGCAATCATTATGGTTTTGGCAGACTGGGTTGGCAGAGTTGTGTGGTTTCCATGGCAGTTCCCTTCAGGTTTGTTGGCTTCACTCATTGGAGGAGGCTACTTCCTTTATTTGATGAGGCGTTAA
- a CDS encoding TonB-dependent receptor produces MNIRKGYFKLTTLSLALFSASGAFNAFAQEAQEEKMVIVSSHMPKALSDISGTVWYVDSELIEQEYRGGKNLDEILATAVPSLDVASGGRTHSGQNLRGRSMMVMIDGVSLQSVRSISRQLDSIDPFNIERIEVLSGATSLYGAGASGGVINIITKKGTDSGREFESFVGGTSGFGSNQDLDYKLAQSIAFGNEKAQGRVAVAYTKNQGYYDAHGDIITPDITQGSTQFNETVDLMANAQVNLTAGQQLNILTQYYESQQDSPYGLYFEKDDEGKFQFVDVRKGYSSPRQQGTQRFMLSTTYSNDDFFNYQLMSELSFRTEDHTFSPYTSSGKNNLKTSSSNQVSDILAFKLALNRSFNDLSLTFGIDSYLDKFESNNAIYDQSITESSGGLSHIIDHMEGRYPGVETRALASFIQSEYSISDRWSVQAGVRYQYIHTTISDFQKSTNSDFVPGGSTDYNELLFNLGTMYDLTPDSQLWANFSQGFDLPNAAKYYGKDANSRVSNSKLEGITTDSYEIGYRTNIDDLEFQSAAYYSYTDATILYTDEFTIKGLSKPKRVYGIEAQAKYWATDNLQIGASGNHVRTQEKSDHGWDDFKAMEASTSKANTWIGWYDHDYSLKLQSQTMFDYEDASDRKLNGYTVVDLIGSYQLPIGNLGFGIQNVLNEDYSTIWSQRAKYWYGNSAMFDYKGRGRTFTLNYQVKF; encoded by the coding sequence ATGAACATAAGAAAAGGATATTTTAAGCTTACTACTCTTTCCCTTGCACTGTTCTCCGCCAGTGGTGCGTTTAACGCTTTCGCTCAAGAGGCTCAAGAAGAGAAAATGGTCATCGTTTCAAGCCATATGCCTAAAGCCCTAAGTGATATTTCTGGTACCGTTTGGTACGTAGATTCAGAGCTGATTGAGCAAGAATATCGAGGTGGTAAAAACCTAGACGAGATCTTAGCAACTGCGGTTCCTTCTCTCGATGTTGCAAGTGGTGGCCGTACGCATTCAGGACAAAACCTTCGTGGCCGGAGCATGATGGTTATGATCGATGGTGTCTCTCTTCAATCAGTTCGATCCATTAGCAGACAATTGGATTCTATTGATCCATTCAATATTGAAAGGATCGAAGTCCTTTCCGGTGCAACATCGCTTTATGGCGCAGGCGCATCTGGTGGCGTGATTAATATCATCACTAAAAAAGGAACCGACAGTGGCAGAGAGTTTGAAAGCTTTGTGGGTGGTACCTCAGGTTTCGGTTCCAATCAAGATCTCGATTACAAGCTGGCCCAATCCATTGCATTCGGTAATGAAAAAGCTCAAGGGAGAGTGGCTGTCGCTTACACTAAAAATCAGGGTTATTATGACGCGCATGGCGACATTATCACACCAGATATCACCCAAGGTTCAACTCAATTTAACGAAACCGTCGATTTGATGGCCAACGCACAAGTCAATCTAACAGCAGGACAGCAACTTAACATACTGACCCAGTATTACGAAAGCCAGCAAGACTCGCCTTATGGCCTCTACTTCGAAAAAGATGACGAAGGAAAATTTCAGTTCGTCGATGTTCGTAAAGGCTACTCTTCGCCCAGGCAGCAAGGTACTCAACGCTTTATGTTAAGCACAACTTATAGCAATGACGACTTTTTTAATTATCAATTGATGTCAGAGCTTTCTTTTAGAACTGAAGATCATACTTTTAGCCCATATACAAGCTCAGGCAAAAACAACTTAAAAACCAGTTCATCTAATCAAGTCTCAGACATTTTGGCCTTTAAACTGGCTTTAAATCGTTCATTTAATGATTTAAGCCTTACTTTCGGAATCGACAGTTACTTGGACAAGTTTGAAAGTAATAATGCCATTTATGATCAATCGATTACTGAATCAAGTGGCGGCCTTAGCCATATCATTGATCATATGGAAGGCAGATACCCGGGGGTTGAAACCAGGGCTTTAGCATCATTCATACAATCTGAATACTCGATATCGGATCGCTGGTCTGTACAGGCAGGGGTTCGTTATCAATATATTCATACCACCATTTCTGACTTCCAAAAAAGTACCAACTCAGACTTTGTTCCAGGTGGTAGCACCGATTACAACGAGCTCTTGTTCAATCTAGGAACCATGTATGACCTCACTCCTGACTCACAGCTGTGGGCAAACTTCTCACAAGGATTCGATCTACCTAATGCAGCAAAATACTATGGTAAAGATGCAAATAGTCGGGTTTCAAATTCTAAGCTTGAAGGCATTACTACCGACAGTTATGAAATAGGATATCGAACTAACATTGATGACCTAGAGTTTCAGTCCGCGGCTTATTATTCTTATACAGATGCAACAATTTTATATACCGATGAGTTCACCATTAAAGGGCTTTCCAAACCGAAAAGAGTATATGGCATTGAGGCCCAAGCAAAATATTGGGCAACGGACAACCTTCAGATCGGTGCTTCTGGCAATCACGTCAGGACCCAAGAAAAAAGCGACCACGGCTGGGATGACTTTAAAGCTATGGAGGCAAGCACTTCCAAAGCCAACACTTGGATAGGATGGTATGATCACGACTATAGCCTAAAGTTACAAAGCCAAACAATGTTTGATTATGAAGACGCCTCGGATAGAAAGCTGAATGGCTACACTGTGGTTGATTTAATAGGTAGTTATCAACTTCCTATCGGCAATCTTGGGTTTGGTATCCAAAATGTGCTGAACGAGGATTACTCAACCATTTGGAGTCAAAGAGCAAAATATTGGTATGGCAACTCTGCGATGTTTGACTACAAAGGTCGTGGACGTACATTTACTTTAAATTACCAAGTTAAATTTTAA
- a CDS encoding PhzF family phenazine biosynthesis protein, translating to MELEIYQVDSFTQQVFKGNPAGVCITQEQLSRPLMLAIAGEMAVSETAFLSLSDMNLKWFTPEAEVNLCGHGTLAVAHVLREKGQVKAGDKVSFSTLSGTLTALINESTIELDFPSPSIEFSVPSPAALLEHLTLTQEEIISFGHFDEKVLIELASEQTLLNLQPNFDGLKQLPGRGVLITALSSDPHLDFVSRYFAPWVGVNEDPVTGSAHCALTVYWSEKLAKTQLKGFQASQRGGYVDTELLPNGRTKLIGSAVTVIKGKMQVAEESGA from the coding sequence ATGGAATTAGAGATTTATCAAGTTGATTCATTTACTCAACAAGTATTTAAAGGCAACCCTGCTGGGGTTTGTATCACGCAAGAGCAGCTTAGCCGACCGTTAATGCTGGCGATTGCGGGTGAAATGGCGGTATCCGAAACGGCTTTTTTGTCCCTTTCAGATATGAACTTAAAGTGGTTTACGCCTGAAGCCGAAGTCAACTTATGTGGTCATGGCACCCTTGCTGTAGCTCATGTATTAAGAGAGAAAGGGCAAGTAAAGGCAGGTGATAAGGTGAGCTTCTCAACCTTGTCAGGCACGCTGACTGCACTGATTAATGAATCGACGATTGAACTTGATTTCCCATCGCCTAGCATTGAGTTTTCTGTGCCGAGCCCTGCCGCTTTGTTAGAACATCTCACGCTGACTCAAGAAGAGATCATCTCGTTCGGCCATTTTGATGAAAAAGTATTGATTGAATTAGCCAGTGAGCAGACTCTACTTAACCTGCAGCCCAATTTTGATGGATTAAAGCAACTGCCTGGTCGTGGGGTTCTTATTACTGCACTTTCGTCTGATCCACATTTAGACTTTGTGTCTCGATACTTTGCGCCTTGGGTGGGGGTGAATGAAGATCCGGTCACAGGCTCTGCTCATTGTGCTTTAACGGTTTATTGGTCAGAAAAACTAGCCAAAACCCAATTGAAAGGTTTTCAAGCTTCCCAGCGAGGAGGGTATGTCGACACGGAACTACTGCCCAACGGTAGGACAAAGTTAATTGGCTCAGCGGTTACGGTGATTAAAGGCAAGATGCAAGTCGCTGAAGAAAGCGGGGCCTAA
- a CDS encoding DUF262 domain-containing protein yields the protein MAYSSLSIKQLITDISDSKYYLPAIQRKFVWGEEKICNLFDSIMRDYPIGTFLFWDLPAEKADQYTFYEFLKNYHQRDSKNELVRKDFTQEVRGVLDGQQRISSLYIALQGVYCSKRKYAKKTTDNAYPKRQLYLNLFGDERDYEFKFLEQKDALEKDDSKYFYLVRDILKHGRDVDPQDIIEELEDRTPSDADMLRRNGRVARKKLFLLAKKLNQDELINYFKIVEKDLDDILDIFVRVNSGGTILSKSDLLFSTLVAHWEDGREHIEQLIETINGEDSLFNFNTDFLMRTCLFLIDAPMSFKVQTFDRSNIAKIRDNWEAIFTALTKTSSILREFGFNKTRLSSNYAATPIAYYVYKGGRVDKESKAELRKLVIHSLLKQIYSGQADSALSGLRDGLRDKREGSFPLKQISFSFSSFQHTKLAGGKRLTIDGDDIEDFLEYKKGSFCFLLLSVLYPDLQIDQISFHQDHMHPHSGFKTSALVDMGLQQEDITHWQNLRDQLPNLQLLEGQENAEKQATPLDIWVSKSGIDEQYYRQRNYVPATQSLKLVDFALFFEARKRLMRKQLHLMFDVDTADKVVELTE from the coding sequence GTGGCATATTCAAGCCTGTCGATTAAGCAGTTAATCACCGATATTAGTGACAGTAAGTATTACCTACCGGCTATACAGCGTAAGTTCGTATGGGGCGAAGAGAAAATCTGTAACCTTTTTGATTCAATAATGCGCGATTACCCCATTGGCACTTTTTTATTCTGGGATCTTCCAGCCGAAAAAGCAGACCAATATACTTTCTATGAATTTCTAAAAAACTACCATCAGCGTGATTCTAAGAATGAGTTGGTTCGAAAGGACTTTACTCAAGAAGTTCGGGGTGTATTAGATGGCCAACAAAGAATAAGTTCATTGTATATAGCTTTACAAGGTGTTTACTGTTCAAAGCGAAAATATGCAAAAAAGACCACAGATAATGCATACCCCAAGCGCCAGTTGTACTTAAACTTGTTTGGTGATGAGAGAGATTATGAGTTTAAGTTTTTAGAGCAAAAAGATGCATTGGAAAAAGATGATTCAAAATACTTCTATCTCGTGAGAGACATCTTAAAACATGGTAGAGATGTAGACCCTCAAGATATTATTGAAGAGCTAGAAGATAGGACTCCTTCTGATGCAGATATGTTGAGGCGAAACGGTCGTGTTGCAAGAAAAAAATTATTTTTGCTGGCTAAAAAGTTAAACCAAGATGAGTTGATTAACTACTTCAAAATCGTGGAGAAAGACCTAGATGATATCCTGGATATATTTGTGCGTGTAAACAGTGGCGGTACTATTCTATCAAAATCTGATTTGTTATTTTCTACGTTGGTCGCTCATTGGGAGGATGGAAGAGAGCATATCGAACAGCTTATTGAGACCATAAATGGTGAGGATAGTCTCTTCAATTTTAACACTGATTTTTTAATGAGAACGTGCTTGTTTTTGATTGATGCACCGATGAGCTTCAAGGTACAAACGTTTGATCGAAGTAACATCGCTAAGATTCGTGATAACTGGGAGGCAATCTTTACGGCGCTAACAAAAACTTCATCAATCCTACGTGAGTTTGGTTTCAATAAGACCAGGCTGTCATCTAACTATGCTGCTACACCAATAGCATACTACGTTTACAAAGGCGGAAGGGTAGATAAAGAATCGAAAGCCGAATTGCGAAAGTTAGTCATTCATAGTCTGCTCAAGCAAATCTATAGTGGGCAAGCTGATTCAGCTTTAAGTGGATTACGTGATGGATTGAGAGATAAGCGTGAAGGCAGTTTTCCTCTAAAACAGATTAGCTTTTCATTTTCTAGTTTCCAACATACGAAACTTGCTGGTGGTAAGAGGCTTACAATTGACGGTGATGATATAGAGGATTTCCTAGAGTATAAGAAAGGTAGCTTCTGTTTCTTGCTGTTATCTGTCCTTTATCCAGATCTTCAAATAGACCAAATCAGCTTCCATCAAGATCATATGCATCCCCACAGTGGCTTTAAAACATCAGCATTAGTCGACATGGGATTACAACAGGAAGATATTACTCATTGGCAGAACCTCCGTGACCAGTTACCTAATCTCCAATTACTTGAAGGACAAGAAAACGCGGAGAAACAGGCCACACCGCTGGACATTTGGGTATCCAAGAGTGGGATTGACGAACAGTATTATCGTCAACGTAATTATGTGCCCGCTACACAATCGCTCAAGTTAGTAGACTTTGCTCTGTTTTTCGAAGCTAGGAAAAGATTGATGCGAAAGCAGCTACATCTAATGTTTGATGTTGATACAGCAGATAAAGTAGTCGAGTTAACTGAGTAA